From the genome of Leptospira koniambonensis:
ATACTTTCTTAGCCGCCGAATTATTTCCAGCGATCCGCTCTAAAACATTTATCTCTCCTAGTGATTTTAATTCTATGGGGTATTGTGTGCCTGCATCTATAGGGGCAAAGATTGCAAACCCGGATCGTAATGTTGTAGGTATTGTAGGCGACGGCGCATTTTTAATGACCGGATTAGAGTTACTCACTGCTAGTACAAATTCTATCGGGGTAGTGATTTGTGTGTTTTATGATGGAGAGCTAAGCCAGATATCCCAAGGCCAACAGATTCCATATTCTCGTAAAACTTGCACGATACTTGGAGAGTTACAATTAGAGGGTATCGCCAAAGGAACAGGAGCAGCTTATCTTTCTCTCAAATCAAATGAAAACATAGAATCTGTACTTAAACAGGCATTCCGTATCTCAGAGGAAGGAAGACCTGTTATTGTGGATATAAAGATAGATTATTCTAAGGCTACTAGATTTACGAAAGGGGTAGTTCAAGCAAATCTAGGAAGATTTCCTTTAGGAGAAAAATTCAGATTCATCGGGCGTGCTCTTTGGAGAAAATTGACTGGCTGAGCTTTCTTTTCATGTATTTTATAGCTCTATTATTTCACTTTTTCGCGGCTGCCTTCTGGGTGGGCGGAATGCTTTTCTTTGTGCTTATCTTTGGACCGGTATATAAAGATAAAGAACTTTCAGATGTGAAAACTCTGTTATTGCTTAAGATAGCGTTACAATTCAGAAAAATTTCTTATTATGTATTTATAATATTGATCGGTTCGGGCCTTAGTATCGCCTATCTGAGGGGATATTTTGGGGTGTATTCCCAGACTTCTTACTGGATATCCGCTCATGGAAGTATCTTTCTTGCAAAAATGATCTTGTTCTTTCTTCTTCTTTTAAGTTCGATCTTACATGATTTTTTGATCGGTCCAACTGCATTTAAGGACATGGAGAAAGGGGTTAGATATGATAGTCGTAGCAGAAAATATGCATCCATTTTCGGTCGGATCAATCTTCTGATCTCTTTGCTAATCGCAGTCCTTGGACTCGCGTATTCTAGAGGTTTTAGCTTTTAGCGGACCTTCTGCCCTGATAGGTTATTAGAAAAAGTTTTTTAATTCTTCTTTCTTTAACACTTCTATTAATCCTCTTTCCGGATTTATAATTCCTTGGTCCTTGAGTTGTTTAAGTGCTCTGGAAAAAGTTTCAGGTCTTAATGCAAGCATGGATGCGATCTGAGAATGTGCAAGTGTTGCTTGGTTCTCAGGTAGGTAATATAAGAAGTGAGCGACTCTTTGTAGGGAATCCATAGTCATTCCGCGATTGATGGAAAGATTTAATGCTTGGATCTTACTGAACAAAGATTGGATCAAAAGATGGTTTAAAGGGATATCGGTTTTTATTCTTTCGCGTAGCTCTTTAAAAGGAAGAGAAAGAACTGCTCCATCTGTTACAAATTTACCTGATGCAGGAAATGGGATCCCATTGATAAGTGCAAGTTCCGCGATCAATGAAACAGGATTGAAAAAATTTAAAGTGATCTCGTTGGAACTGGAATCATATTTGAAGATCTGTAATTTACCTTCTATTAGAAGATGTAAACAATCAGTCTCATCCCCTTGATGAAATAAGAATTCGTCTTTTTTAAGGACACGTTTTCTTCCACCTGAAAAGATAGATAACATCTCTTCTTTAGATATTTCGTCGAAGATCATTAATCCCATATCTTACTCATTCTCATTCGATTCTTTTCTATAAGTTTTGACGATCTGAAAACGGTTAACTCTATCTTCCGACCGTATGACAATTATCATCGGTGCCTTTTGTGTCTGATTGATCCGGGTCAAGGTGCTTCTTCTCCGAACGTAGTTAGATGAGTTGAAGTCCGGTCATAGGCTCTGATCGCAGAAAACTAAAGATCCGGACTCTCGGGTGTTTATGAAGATAATTAAGAATATCATAAAATTCAGTAAGATCACTCCGGTACTGTTAGGTTTAATCGCTTTCTCTTATTGTGGGAAAGAAAAACCGGCAGAAGCAGAGAGTTCTGTCGGTAGTAAAGGGATTGGGCCGGTCACTTCTGTTACGTTAGGCGCAGTTGATGAAGGGATGGCTCAAAAAGGAAAACAAAACTTCGAAACTAAATGTAGCGCCTGTCATAAATTCGAAGAGAAGGTCGTAGGACCTGCATTAAAGGGAGTAACTGAGAGAAGGACTCCAGAGTGGATCATGAATATGATCTTGAATCCAATAGAGATGACTCAGAAGGATCCGATAGCTCAGGAACTTCTCGCAGAACATCTAACTCAGATGACATTCCAAAACGTTCAAGAATCTGAGGCCAGAGAGATCCTGGAATATCTTAGAAAAATGGATAAGAAATAAGGGAGGAAGAAAATGAAAAAACACAAATTCAGGAATCTTGTGCCTATCGGACTGATGATCTTCATCGGTTTGGGGTACGGATGTAAAGGTGGGGCTGCAACTGCTGCACTCGCATCCGATGCCGCGAAGCGTGTGTATGTGGCGCCGGGAGAGAAGGATGAAGTCTATGCTTTCCTCTCCGGGGGATTCAGCGGTCAAATGTCGGTGTATGGAATTCCTTCCACCCGTTTATTCAAGATCATTCCGGTCTTCTCGGTTTTTCCTGAGAATGGTTATGGATATGATGAAGAAACTAAGAACATGCTTAGAACTACTCATGGGTATATTCCTTGGGATGATAGCCACCATATAGAAGCATCCATGACAGATGGAAAACAAGATGGTCGTTGGTTGTTTTTGAATGCAAACAACACTCCTAGACTTGCTCGGATCGATCTAAAAGCTTTTGAAACAAAAGAGATCATTGAGATCCCTAACAGTGCGGGTAACCATGCTTCTCCTTTTGCTACAGAAAACACTGAGTATCTGATGGCAGCGACTAGGTTCTCCGTACCAATTCCTCAGGCAAGTGTTCCTGTAGAAAATTTCTCTAAAGGAGATTTTAAAGGAACAGTCACCATGGTGAAGGTAGATCCTAAATCAGGAAGACTTTCTTTGGAACTTCAGATACTTGTTCCCGGTTTTGATTACGATCTATCACACTGTGGAAAAGGAAAATCTCACGACTGGTGCTTCTTTACATCTTATAACTCTGAACAAGCATATAAGATGATAGAAGTAGGAGCTTCTAAGAATGATAAGGACTATATCTTAGCATTCAATTGGGTTCGTGCTAAACAATGTCTGGACCAAGGAAAGGCGTCTAACTTTGGTGGAGAATATTATAGAAATTATCTACCGGAGAACCAACCTGTGATTTCCGAAAAGTTGAGCGGTGTAAAAATGCTCCAACCTAAGGATTGCCCTGGAGTCATGTATTATATGCCTACTCCTAAGAGTCCTCACGGAACAGACGTTGATCCTACGGGAGAATATATAGTTGGTGGAGGAAAACTCGCTACGGTTATTCCAGTTCACTCTTTCTCTAAACTTATGGATGTGAAAGACAAACCTGAACATAGATCTGGAATGATCATGGATATCCCGATACTAAAATACGAATCCACTCTTGCTGGAGAAGTAAAGAAACCTTGTTTAGGTCCTTTGCACACAGAGTTTGATGGAAAGGGATATGCTTATACTTCCTGTTTCGTAAGTTCAGAAGTTGTAAAATGGGAATTGGGAACCTGGGAAGTAGAACAACATCTTCCTGCTTACTATAGTGTTGGTCACCTTTCTATCGTAGGCGGTAGTTCGAAAGAACCTTATGGAAAATATCTGATCGCATTGAATAAGATCACCAAAGATAGATATCTTCCTGTAGGTATGGAATTACCCCAGAGTGCTCAGCTCTATGATATCTCAGGTGGTAAGGCGGAACTTCTTTCTGACTTCCCTACAGTGGGAGAGCCTCACTATTCACAAATGATCCCTGCAAAACTCCTTATGGATAAGGCTGCGAAAATTTATCCATTAGAAGAAAATAAACATCCTTACGCGATCAAAAACGAGAAGGATGCGAGAGTCGTTCGGGAAGGTAATACCGTACGTGTTTATATGACACAGATACGGTCTCACTTTAAACCGGACACTATCGAAGTAAGAAGTGGGGATACCGTCTTCTTCCATGTGACTAACTTGGAACAAGACTTTGATATTCCGCACGGTTTTGCAGTGGGTGGGGCGCCAGAGATGCCTAACCTTCTGATCATGCCGGGACAGACCAGGACTTTCAAATGGAAAGCGCCTAAGCCTGGAATATATCCTTTCTACTGCACTGATTTCTGTTCGGCTCTTCACCAAGAAATGCAGCAGTACATAAGGGTGCTTCCTTAAACGAGGGATTTTATGCAGGAACTTCTATTAAAGAAGATCTGCAAAACGAACCGGCTCCTGATTTTAGGAGTCGGTCTTTTGCTTTTATCAGTTTATATTTTGCCTATCTGGCATATCTCATTAGCCGCTCCTCAATATCCGGAAGGTTTGGGAATGAAGATCTGGATCAATAAGATCACAGGTGCTTCTACTTATGATCTTCAGAATATTAATTTGCTAAATCATTATATAGGAATGCACGAAATTGTTTCGGAATCTGTTCCGGAACTTTTGTTTATGCCCTATGTTTTGGGATTTCTGATCTTTGGAGCATTCGTAACATTTCTTCATTCGAAATCGTATATGGTTATTTTAGGAATTCTAAATATTATAATATTAGGGATTCTCGGAATGTATGATTTCTGGAGATGGGAATATAATTACGGCCATAATCTTAATCCTGAAGCTCCGATTGTGGTTCCGGGTATGGCATACCAGCCTCCACTTTTGGGATGTAAGGAAATGTTGAATATCACAGCCTGTAGTTTTCCTTCTTGGGGAGGGGTCATTCTGTTTGCGTCGCTTGGAATTCTTATCTATATTATATGGGATGAGAGAAGGAGGGGAGATGTTTCGTACTAGGACCGGTTTGCCAGTGATCATCTTGTCCTCGTTAGTTTCGATTTCGGTTTTCTGTTCTAAAAGAGAACCGATATTTCCTGAATTCGGGAGAGAACTTTGCGCACATTGTTCCATGGCAATCGTAGACAAACGTTTTCATGCGCAGCTATTAACCGAAAAGGGAAGAAGATACTATTTCGATTCAATTGAATGTTCTCATTCTTTCAAGAAGTCCGCTAGATATTCATCCGGATCTGTTTGGTTTGCAGATTTTGAAAATCCGGACAAAATGATTTCTGAAGATATAGCCGTATTAGTCAGTTCGTCAGAACTGCGTTCCCCTATGGGAGAAGGACTTGCTGCATTTTCCTCAATAGATCGAGCAAAAGAATTTCTGAATACACATAAAGGCTCTATCTGGAGTCGAAACAATGAAAAAGATCATTGATTGGCATCCTGAAAATTCTCGGATCAGTTTTGGATATTCACGATTCGTTACAACTTTCTGCTTCTTCTTTTGTTTAACATCTTCTGATATTTTTTCCAAAGATATAGAAGTATGTAAGGAGAATTGTAAATTTTCTTCCATTCAAACTGCAATTGATTCCGCAAATTCTGGAGATACGATCCGGATCAGAAAAGGTGTCTATCAAGAAGGTATGATATCGATTTCGAAACCATTGGTTTTGGAAGGTTCTAATAGCGTTATCTTAGATGGCAAAAAAGAAAAACATGTATTAGATATCCGATCGAATAATGTCGTAATTCGCGGATTGAGTATTAGAGGTAGTGGAGTCTCAGATACGTCGGAGTACGCAGGAGTTCATGCAGAAAATGTAAAGTCATGTTTAATTGAAAATAATGAGTTTGAGGACAATGCATATGCGGTCTATCTGGCAGAAGTAGAAGATTGTACTGTCCGAGGAAATATATCTTCGGGTAATGCAATAAATGAAGTCTCAGGTGGGAACGGAATCCACCTTTGGTCATCTAAAACGATCAGGATACAAGGGAATGAGTTAAAAAAACATAGAGATGGGATCTATCTAGAATTTTCGAGTAATCTGAAGATAGAGGAAAATTTTTCACACGATAATATCCGCTACGGAATGCATTTTATGTTTTCTTCGGACAATGATTTTAGAGGAAATAGGTTTGAGAACAACTCGGCTGGAGTTGCGGTGATGTACAGCAAAAATATTCTGATCGAAAATAACCGCTTCGAGAATAACTGGGGGGATAGTTCATACGGACTTTTGTTAAAAGAAATCTCAGAGAGTATTCTTACAAAAAACTCATTCGTTCATAATACTGTTGCAATCTTTGCAGATGGATGCAATCGCAATTATTTTACTCACAATGATCTAAGAGACAACGGATGGGGAGTAAGGATCTTGGGTAATAGTGAATCCAATCAATTTGTACAAAACGAATTTAAGGAAAATGTATTCGATATTAGTACAAATACAAAACATACCACGAATTTATTTAAAGAAAATTATTGGGATAGTTACGACGGTTATGATCTGGATTTAGACAGATTTGGAGATATTCCCCATAAGCCTGTTCATTTTTTCGGATATTGGGTAGTAGTTTATCCTTTTCTAATGGTTTTATATAACTCTCCAGTAGTGAATTTTTTACAAGCAATCGAAAAAGCATTTCCGATCGTTACTCCCATAGATCTGGAAGATCCAAAGCCAAGGATGAGGAGTCACGTATGATGCAGGTAAAAGATCTGACCGTTCAATATGGAAAATCAATCGCAGTTAAAGGAATTTCCTTCCACGCAGAAGCGGGAAATATTCTTTCTTTGATTGGTCCCAACGGCTCCGGTAAAAGTTCGGTTCTCAAAAGTATCGTAGGCCTAGTAAACCCAATCTATGGTCGTATAGAATTTAAGGGAGAAGAAGGGCACACTAACTCTAATATCGGATATATGCCCCAAGCTCCTTTGTTTCCAAAAAATGTAAAGGTATCCGAGCTTGTAGATTTTTTGAAAAAATTGGAATCTTCCGATCAGAAAGAATTTCAAGAATTATTTGATCTACTCGGTTTAAAGGATTATGAAAATATAAAGTTTGGATCTTTATCAGGAGGAACAAAGCAAAAAGTAAATATTCTACAATGTTTTTCGATTCGTAAACCTGTTTACATAGTGGATGAGCCTACTGCGAGTTTGGATCCTTATATTTCGAATCTTTTAAAAGAAATATTATTTAGAAAAAAGAGAGAAGGGGCCTTGATCGTTTTTTCAACCCATATCTTAAACGAGGTGGAAGAGGTCGCTGATCGTTTTTTACTAATGTCGGAAGGTTCTTTATTGATCGATGATTCTCCTGTAAATTTTGTAAAGAACAGAGATAAGGGAAATCTTCAGAACGCTTTAATGGAATTTTGGAATACTAAGTATTCGGTAAAAAGATGAATGAATTAATCTTATTCGAACTAAAAGAAAATATCAGAAGTAAATGGATGTTTGTATTTGCTGGCTTTCTTGCGATTTCTGCGGGAGCGCTCAACTATTTCGGGGATGAAAGCGGTGGAAGATTAGTTGTAAGTCAGATGAATCTGGTCTTATTTGTAGTTCCCTTATTCTCCATTACGTTTGCAGGATTAACATTCAATGATTCACTTCCTTTTGCAGAAGTACTTCTTTCCAAATCATTGACGAGAACTCAATATTTTTTTGGAAAATATTGCGGAGTAAGTTTGTCTCTTTTTTTAAGTTTCCTGGTTGGACTTACACTCCCAGGACTACCGTTTCTTTTCATTGAACCTAAGCTTGCGATCTTATTCTTTGAATTAATCTTTTTTGGAACTATATTAATTTTAGTATTCGTTTCTTTGGGATTTTTATTAGCCTCCTTCTTTAAAAAAGGGGAGCTGATCGTTTCCGGTGCCTTGCTTGTTTGGTTATATTTCTTTTTACTATTCGATTCATTCGTTTTTATGTTGAGTATATATTTAGGTGATTATCCGGTGGAAATTCCCGCATTACTTGTGATTCTATTCAATCCAGTTGATCTGGTGAGGATTTTGATCATTTTACAGACAAAGGCTTCTGTCTTACTCGGATTCTCCGGTGCATTTTTAATCAGAAGTTTAGGAACGCTAATAGTAGTCCTACTATCTAGTTTGTTCTTAATATTTTGGATTATGATGCCTTTAAGTATTTCTTATAAAAGATTTTTAGTTCGAAACTTCTAAATAAGCAGAAGGCCCTCATTACAAACTGATCCTGGCCTTCTGCACTATGTATCAATTCAAATCATAACGGACGAATACATTGAACATTGTCTGCATTGCAAGTTGAGGACCGTTCAAATGTTGGTGAAAAGGTTTTCCTGCTTCAAAACCGAATCGAATTCTTTCTTCTAAAAGGAAATTCATACCGACTAACGCATCTGTACGATGGCCACCTTGTCGATTCGGATCGTTTTGAGGATCCATTTTCGGATCCAATGAACCATCTTGCCCTTTTATATTATCCCAATTAACAGATTGCACTCGAATGGAAACGCTTGCCCAAGGAAATAAAGAATATGCGATCCAGGAACTGAGTTCATAAACATTTCCGAAACGATATTGGTTTTGATTTTTGGAGCTGCGTAGATTTGCGTTGGCTCCTAATCCCCAAGAAAATCGATCTGATTTTCCTGAATATCCGATTCCTGGTAAATAATTGATCGTTCCTGTTCCAGGTTGCATATTATAAGGGACTTTTTGATTTCCCATCATCGGCATCCAATCTCTTTCGTCTATGGACCCGGTAGGAAGAGAGAGCCCAAAATTCAGAAAGATTTCGTGATCATTCCTTTTTAGAATACGATGAGCTGCAGAAAAAGAAATATCTCCTACACCTCCAGATTTCATTGCAGAGGAATCAAAATTGCTAGTCTCCATCGTCATTTGATTTTTTATGACTGGGACCATGAACATGATCATAGTGTCATCTGAAACTCCATACATAGCGCTTGTCATATAAGATTCCATTAACATGGATTTAGGAACCGACATATAACGATACCCGTTGACGGAAGTTTGAGGAATATTTGGCCCTCCCGTTAACAAACTTCCGGTGGGCATGGAAACACTTGGATCGAATTGAGGAAACCATAAAGCCTCGTAGGTCCCCATAGATTTGTTTCCGTTTCGTAATCCCGACATTTGCATTCCCATATAACGAAAATCTAAAACCCAAGAACCTTTTTTGTGAACATGAGGAAACATTAGGCCTGCTGGGGAAATTTGATCCGCTCTTAACTCATGTTGATGGGCTTGGTCGTTGGATTCTTTGTGGTGATGTGCGTGAGGATCTACCTCTTTAGCCGCTTTAGGAATATCGATCTCATTCGAACTAATATTATGAAAAGAAAATATAATAAAAATGACTATTATGGAAATGCGATACTTCATGATTCCCTCCGAGTATCTGGATCAAAAAAGAGGGCCGCTAAGCGGCCCCAGTGGAATGATCAGTCGACTTGGGACAAAATCGATCCGATCGTAAAAGACGTTAGTTTTGCCCCATTCAAGATGAAACCTATCCTGTTTCCGGAATAGACAGGCACACTCATCATCTGCATGATAGGGAACATCATCATTGAATTTCGTTCCGATTGGGACACTTTTGAGCAAGCTTTCGGCCATGCATTGATCCATTGCTCCGAATTTGTATATTGGAAATCGATGCAGTACGTATAATTCGTATCAGAAGATAAGGCTGCTGTTCCCTTACTTACCAGTTCAAAGTTTCCTGACATATCTGAATAGAATTGCTCTTTACTGGAATTTGTTAGCCGAAATGCAGGACCAGAGATTGGAGTTCCGGAACCATAAACATAAGCTGTTAGGCTTCCACCGGATTCTAAGGAGAAGGAAACTTCTAAATTTGTTCCTCCGCTTGAGTTAGGAAGAACAACATTTCCCAAACTATAAAATATTGAGTCAGAGGAATTGCCACTTAATCCTTTTTCCAGCTGAGAAGTATTGCCGGTAAATTCCAAACTTTCTAAATCATTCGGAGAACAGTTTTGGATGTCGTATCTTGTGCGCCTAGCATGCACATAAGAGAGAGAATTCGAGATCGGAGTTAAACTTTGAATGGAACATCCTTCCCTGGCTGCGACTCCGAGAACGAGGGTTTGCATAAGCTGTTGTTCTGAAGAAGTTCCGTTTGAAAGAGAACCCAACTGGGAGCAGTCGAAATGAAAGAATGCGAGAATGATCGCAGTTGTTGAAATATAGCGAGATAGCATATTTACTTTCCTTTATATTATGAATATACATATAAGATTCTTCCAAAACAGAATAGGCAATCTTGGAAGACGATACGATTAAGCTAAGGAAAGATGTTTAGGAGGGCGTTTTAGTTTTCGGTTATAAGCTTTTGACAATTCTCCGAAATATACGTCCTTCATTTTACAAGTAGATTCAAGAGTAGGGATAATATTTATGTAAGGAGCGATTAGATAATAGGAAAAAATCCTGATTTGAGAGAAGAGCCTATCTGAATTCTCTTTTTTACATCCACATTCATGCGTGGTTATTTCCGGATTAGAATGGCAGTTCGGACGTTCTTGTTTTCCATAGTGAGTTGATTTTACTAGTTCCGTTTTCGTGCTGAAAAAATTATCTTCCTTACTTGGGTGAGTTTCTCTGTTTGAATTATGATTACAGTGGCAGATGGAATTTCCTAAAAACAATTTTTCGAATACGATTCCTTCCGCAGGAACAAGCAAGCGTGGAAAAAAGATCAGAGTTAAAAACCAAGTTGTAATCGTTTTCATCTCGAAAGACTCTAACGAACTAAGTTTAACTCCGTATGAGCATAAAACGCATTGATCACGATCAATTTAATAGACTGAAACGCTTTGATATGATTTTGATTTATCTCAAGATTTGGATTCTTTTTTAAGGAGAAGGATTGTATTCTTAAGTTGGCCGAGGATTTTTCCGAACGGTAAAAAGTAGATCTTCAGTATATTACGGAAATTGGAATTTTCTTCTTCCTCTAAACCGAAAACTGTACGTTCTGCTTCTCCTTCTTCTGGAATATAAAGACTTCCGAAAAGAATGTCCCAAAAAGCAAAGGATACGCCTATGTTTTTGTTCTGAAGATCAATATCCGTGCTATGGTGGATTTGGTGTTGGGCTGGGCTTAATAGTATTTTACTTAACCATCTAGGAAATCGAAGACCTATATGGGAATGTCTTAAATTCGCATATAGATTAAATACAAATATTCCTGCATTCACACCTAAGAAAGACAACATATTGATCCCGTTTGGAAATAGAAAGACTGCGATCCCAGTTATGATCCCAGAACAAATAGCTCCTAATGAATTCACTAAGATCGCTTCCACAGGATGTACTCTATAGACTGTGAGGGGATTTAACACTTTTGCAGAATGGTGTAACTTATGGAACTCCCAGAGAAACGTTTTATGAAGAAGCCAATGAGCAAAAAATCTACCAAAATCATTTGCGAGCCAAAATAAGACCGAATAAACAAAAATAAAGAATGTTTGAGAAGAGAAAGAATAATTAGTCTGCCCGAATATTTTAACTAAAGATCCGCTGAGGAGACTAGATACACTTGCCCCTGATATAACGAAATAACTGAAGAATAGTGCGAATAAGAAAGTGTTTATTAAATAATATTTATAATCTAATAGTGCAGATTCATGAAGCCAGATCTTCTTAGATACGTTTTCGCGAAAATAATTCTTGGAACTAAATCCTTTTTCCTTCCATCCTCTCCATACAATTAATAGAAGAGTGATCAGGATCGAACTTAGAATATAGAACCAATAGATCTTTACGGAAGGCAAAAATATAATCCGTATCGGACTAAGAAGAGAACGAAAAATTTCCGTGAAATATGCCTGCATAAAGCCCGATTTGAATTCTCCTTATGGGAAAGGAGTCGGTCAAATCTAAATTTTGGAAGGAAAAGCTGAAAAATCTCAGGAACTGGCGAATCTTCTTGGACTTATTAGAATTTCAGAATATTGAATTGCGAATATTAGAAATGCGCTTATCCAGAATATTGCAGAAAATAGATAAGCTTCTCTATATTTATTTAATAATGGAAGGAACACTCTGGCGATAACCGCTAAGTTTATCAAGATATAACCGAATACGATCGATTTAGAAGCTCTAATTGGTCTACCTGTATGCCCAAGAGAGATTCTTGTAATCATACCATAAATGAATACTCCTATCCCTCCTACAGTAAAGATATGAAAGGCGGAAGAAGTAGGAAAAAATCCTAAATGAGAAAGTCCATACGCTAAAAATCCGGTACATAGCCAGAAATAACCTGAATGTAAGATCCAAAGGATAGCTACCTTTCTGGATTTCCATGGTTCCCAGAAAAGCCAACGAGAATAGTTTAACATTCCGAAAGCAAGACAATATAATCCTGCAAATGGAACGATCGATGGAAACCAGAAGGCGCAAGCTTCTATTGTTAAGAATAGAAATCCTCCATATCTTATCAAACTTTCTAATTTAAGAAATCGTTTTGGATTTGAGCCCGGAATAGCTGCTGAAGAGAAGAAGGGCATAATCCTTCCCCCAATCAAGATCACAAATTGAAGTATTATGAAAAGAGAAAGATGAATGAAATGTAAGCTCCATCCTTCCGGAAAAATATTTAGAAATGAAAATGCAGTCAGAATATGAAGTAAAAACAAAAGGAAATAAGTTACCACAACAACTCGATTATGCTCTTGGCCTTTCGTGAATAAAGGAGGCGCTAGATAGAAGAGAACCAGTAGATCACAATACAGATCCGCAGTAAGTGCGATATAGGAAAGATATGGATTTGATAAGAATCCGAATCTACCTAATAACCAAAGTCCGAATAGAAGTGCTAAATATCCTTCTTTAGCCAAAACTTTTTTTGTCCAATTTTGACCTGCAGTAAAAAGGAATCCTATAATTATTCCACGTCCAAAACCGAAGACCATCTCGTAAGAATGTATCTGAATTCCTCCAGTTAGAAATGGAGAAGGAATGATTGAAAATAGGATCAAGATCCAGATAAGAACTGCGAATATAGCATGAAATGAACTAAATAAAAAAAATGGACGAAAGGCAACCGACCAAATTGCAGAACGAAAATTTAGAAATGATTTCATCCTCTCTATTATAAGAAAGGAACCTTCTTTTGTCTTTGATCTGGATCAAAGAGTAGAGATCAATCTCTATATGCCGTCAGTGCAGCTGATACCTGTATTGGAAGTGCTCGAATAATATGCTTTGGTCTGAAATTCAAAGTTCGAGGAGTCGATTCGTTCAAATCTAGTACATTTTTTTAATACAGTGAGTCCTGGGTTTCTTTGTGCACAAGTCTGAGTGGCATTCCAAACGCCTTGGAAAGTTGCACATTCTGCTGTATTCATAGCAGTGCCTGAGCTAAAATCTAAACAGCCTAGACTTTCAAAGAAAGAACCTATATAATTGCAACTTCCTCCTCCTGACACATGTGTATTCCTCGCTTGGATGGAAAACGAAATAGGGTATGAGCCGGAGGAGTCTGAAGCTAAAATTTCG
Proteins encoded in this window:
- a CDS encoding copper resistance protein CopD, giving the protein MLFFVLIFGPVYKDKELSDVKTLLLLKIALQFRKISYYVFIILIGSGLSIAYLRGYFGVYSQTSYWISAHGSIFLAKMILFFLLLLSSILHDFLIGPTAFKDMEKGVRYDSRSRKYASIFGRINLLISLLIAVLGLAYSRGFSF
- a CDS encoding Crp/Fnr family transcriptional regulator, with amino-acid sequence MGLMIFDEISKEEMLSIFSGGRKRVLKKDEFLFHQGDETDCLHLLIEGKLQIFKYDSSSNEITLNFFNPVSLIAELALINGIPFPASGKFVTDGAVLSLPFKELRERIKTDIPLNHLLIQSLFSKIQALNLSINRGMTMDSLQRVAHFLYYLPENQATLAHSQIASMLALRPETFSRALKQLKDQGIINPERGLIEVLKKEELKNFF
- a CDS encoding c-type cytochrome gives rise to the protein MKIIKNIIKFSKITPVLLGLIAFSYCGKEKPAEAESSVGSKGIGPVTSVTLGAVDEGMAQKGKQNFETKCSACHKFEEKVVGPALKGVTERRTPEWIMNMILNPIEMTQKDPIAQELLAEHLTQMTFQNVQESEAREILEYLRKMDKK
- the nosZ gene encoding Sec-dependent nitrous-oxide reductase produces the protein MIFIGLGYGCKGGAATAALASDAAKRVYVAPGEKDEVYAFLSGGFSGQMSVYGIPSTRLFKIIPVFSVFPENGYGYDEETKNMLRTTHGYIPWDDSHHIEASMTDGKQDGRWLFLNANNTPRLARIDLKAFETKEIIEIPNSAGNHASPFATENTEYLMAATRFSVPIPQASVPVENFSKGDFKGTVTMVKVDPKSGRLSLELQILVPGFDYDLSHCGKGKSHDWCFFTSYNSEQAYKMIEVGASKNDKDYILAFNWVRAKQCLDQGKASNFGGEYYRNYLPENQPVISEKLSGVKMLQPKDCPGVMYYMPTPKSPHGTDVDPTGEYIVGGGKLATVIPVHSFSKLMDVKDKPEHRSGMIMDIPILKYESTLAGEVKKPCLGPLHTEFDGKGYAYTSCFVSSEVVKWELGTWEVEQHLPAYYSVGHLSIVGGSSKEPYGKYLIALNKITKDRYLPVGMELPQSAQLYDISGGKAELLSDFPTVGEPHYSQMIPAKLLMDKAAKIYPLEENKHPYAIKNEKDARVVREGNTVRVYMTQIRSHFKPDTIEVRSGDTVFFHVTNLEQDFDIPHGFAVGGAPEMPNLLIMPGQTRTFKWKAPKPGIYPFYCTDFCSALHQEMQQYIRVLP
- a CDS encoding nitrous oxide reductase accessory protein NosL encodes the protein MFRTRTGLPVIILSSLVSISVFCSKREPIFPEFGRELCAHCSMAIVDKRFHAQLLTEKGRRYYFDSIECSHSFKKSARYSSGSVWFADFENPDKMISEDIAVLVSSSELRSPMGEGLAAFSSIDRAKEFLNTHKGSIWSRNNEKDH
- a CDS encoding nitrous oxide reductase family maturation protein NosD, with the protein product MKKIIDWHPENSRISFGYSRFVTTFCFFFCLTSSDIFSKDIEVCKENCKFSSIQTAIDSANSGDTIRIRKGVYQEGMISISKPLVLEGSNSVILDGKKEKHVLDIRSNNVVIRGLSIRGSGVSDTSEYAGVHAENVKSCLIENNEFEDNAYAVYLAEVEDCTVRGNISSGNAINEVSGGNGIHLWSSKTIRIQGNELKKHRDGIYLEFSSNLKIEENFSHDNIRYGMHFMFSSDNDFRGNRFENNSAGVAVMYSKNILIENNRFENNWGDSSYGLLLKEISESILTKNSFVHNTVAIFADGCNRNYFTHNDLRDNGWGVRILGNSESNQFVQNEFKENVFDISTNTKHTTNLFKENYWDSYDGYDLDLDRFGDIPHKPVHFFGYWVVVYPFLMVLYNSPVVNFLQAIEKAFPIVTPIDLEDPKPRMRSHV
- a CDS encoding ABC transporter ATP-binding protein, with translation MMQVKDLTVQYGKSIAVKGISFHAEAGNILSLIGPNGSGKSSVLKSIVGLVNPIYGRIEFKGEEGHTNSNIGYMPQAPLFPKNVKVSELVDFLKKLESSDQKEFQELFDLLGLKDYENIKFGSLSGGTKQKVNILQCFSIRKPVYIVDEPTASLDPYISNLLKEILFRKKREGALIVFSTHILNEVEEVADRFLLMSEGSLLIDDSPVNFVKNRDKGNLQNALMEFWNTKYSVKR